The Mastomys coucha isolate ucsf_1 unplaced genomic scaffold, UCSF_Mcou_1 pScaffold14, whole genome shotgun sequence genome window below encodes:
- the Ankzf1 gene encoding ankyrin repeat and zinc finger domain-containing protein 1 isoform X3, producing the protein MASPPGDAVVESRSGGLFLSSVSSSAMSPAPRAAPAPASVSLLALNREAPLVRGLSLVSQAPGEALPWAPRTSCPGENTRSGKKVSPYSLDISDKLFCSACDQIFQNHQEQREHYKLDWHRFNLKQRLKNKPLLSASDFEKQSSTGDLSSISGSDDSDSTSEEDSLTLDEGRAESEKPNRPPGFYPHRVLFKNAQGQFLYAYRCVLGPHQISPEKAELLLQNLQTGGPRHYVVLMAAAGHFAGAIFQGREVVAHKTFHRYTVRAKRGTAQGLQDAQGRASRSAGANLRRYNEAMLYKDVRDLLAGPTWSKALGEAETILLRAPRSGRSLFFGGQGAPLQRNDSRIWDIPLSTRRPTFGELQRVLHKLTTLQVYDEDPREMVRFQSPEAHWKPVREERKRDTEKEKTEVPSDANKALGQDEEPLKQGSESQEDDGSEVELELVELTLGTLDLREFEVLPKRRRRKRKKERSQEQQCGAQGPLPQQPQDKPFSQPTQGVATPLDTLVEEAKAPGQPELWDMLLAACRAGEVEVLKLQLATGPVDPEVMSLLNAPLGSGGFTLLHAAAAAGRGLVVRLLLEAGADPTVLDSRARPPYTVAADKSTRNEFRRFMEKNLDAYDYNKARVPGPLTQEMEARQATRKKEQKAARRQREQQQRKQKEQEEQEQEEQRRFAALSDREKRALAAERRLAAQLGAPSPPVPDSAVVNAGRCWSCGVSLQGLVPFHYLDFSFCSMRCLRDHRSQAGRPSS; encoded by the exons ATGGCCAGTCCGCCTGGCGACGCGGTAGTAGAATCTCGCTCGGGAGGGTTGTTTCTGTCCTCCGTTTCTTCTTCAGCCATGTCGCCAGCTCCACGTGcagccccagcccctgcctccgtTTCCCTGTTGGCCCTCAACCGGGAAGCTCCACTCGTTCGTGGCCTGAGCCTAGTGAGCCAAGCTCCCGGGGAGGCTCTGCCCTGGGCGCCGCGTACTTCCTGTCCAG GAGAGAACACAAGGTCAGGGAAAAAAGTATCTCCATATTCTCTGGATATTTCAGATAAATTATTTTGTTCAGCCTGTGACCAGATCTTCCAGAACCACCAGGAACAG AGAGAACATTATAAGCTTGATTGGCATCGCTTTAACTTAAAACAACGTCTCAAGAACAAGCCCCTCCTGTCTGCCTCAGACTTTGAAAAGCAAAGCTCCACAG GAGATCTTTCTAGCATCTCTGGATCAGATGACTCAGACTCAACCAGTGAAGAGGACTCGCTGACACTGGATGAGGGGAGGGCTGAATCTGAGAAACCGAACCGACCCCCTGGATTCTACCCACATCGGGTCCTTTTCAAAAACGCTCAGGGCCAGTTTCTTTATGCCTATCGTTGTGTCCTCGGCCCTCACCAG ATCTCCCCAGAAAAGGCAGAATTGCTGCTACAAAACCTGCAAACTGGAGGTCCCAGACACTACGTGGTGCTCATGGCTGCAGCTGGACATTTTGCTGGTGCCATTTTTCAAGG AAgagaagtggtggcacacaaaaCCTTTCACCGTTACACTGTGCGGGCCAAGCGGGGCACAGCCCAGGGGCTTCAGGATGCCCAGGGTAGGGCATCCCGCTCTGCTGGAGCCAACTTGAGGCGTTACAATGAAGCCATGCTCTATAAG GATGTTCGTGACCTGCTGGCAGGGCCAACCTGGTCCAAAGCGCTAGGGGAGGCCGAAACAATACTGCTCCGTGCCCCACGCTCTGGCCGGTCCTTGTTCTTTGGAGGCCAAGGGGCACCCCTACAAAGGAATGATTCCCGAATTTGGGATATCCCTCTCTCCACCCGCAGACCGACTTTTGGAGAGCTTCAGCGTGTACTCCATAAGCTGACCACCTTGCAGGTGTATG ATGAAGACCCTCGAGAAATGGTCAGATTTCAGTCTCCTGAGGCACACTGGAAAccagtgagagaggagaggaaaagggataccgagaaagaaaaaacagaggtCCCCAGTGATGCAAATAAGGCACTCGGGCAGGATGAAGAACCACTCAAACAAG GTTCAGAGTCTCAGGAAGATGATGGCTCCGAAGTAGAGTTGGAGCTAGTAGAATTGACACTGGGGACCCTGGATCTTCGTGAATTTGAAGTATTGCCCAAgcggagaaggaggaagaggaagaaggagagaagtcaAGAGCAGCAGTGTGGGGCACAGGGGCCTCTTCCTCAGCAACCTCAAGATAAGCCATTCTCACAGCCAACCcaaggggttgcaaccccattggaCACTTTGGTTGAGGAGGCCAAAGCCCCTGGTCAACCAGAGCTCTGGGATATGCTTCTAGCTGCTTGTCGTGCTGGAGAAGTTGAGGTGCTAAAGCTGCAGCTAGCCACTGGGCCTGTAGACCCTGAAGTTATGTCCCTACTCAATGCCCCTCTGGGTTCTGGTGGCTTTACTCTCCTGCACGCAGCAGCCGCAGCTGGAAGAGGCTTAGTAGTTCGTTTGCTGTTGGAAGCAGGTGCTGACCCCACTGTGCT GGACTCTAGGGCTCGGCCACCTTATACTGTAGCAGCTGACAAATCAACGCGTAATGAATTCCGGAGGTTCATGGAGAAGAATCTTGATGCCTATGATTACAACAAGGCTCGG GTGCCAGGGCCATTGACTCAAGAAATGGAGGCCCGGCAGGctacaagaaaaaaagagcagaagGCAGCTCGACGGCAACGCGAGCAACAGCAGCggaagcagaaggagcaggaagaacaGGAGCAAGAGGAACAGCGGCGGTTTGCTGCCCTCAGTGACCGAGAGAAG AGAGCTCTGGCTGCAGAGCGCCGACTTGCTGCCCAGTTGGGAGCCCCTAGCCCTCCAGTTCCTGACTCTGCAGTTGTCAATGCTGG aCGCTGCTGGAGTTGTGGTGTGTCCCTCCAAGGCCTCGTTCCCTTTCACTACCTCGACTTCTCTTTCTGCTCCATGCGTTGCCTTCGAGACCATCGCAGTCAGGCGGGGAGGCCTTCATCTTGA
- the Ankzf1 gene encoding ankyrin repeat and zinc finger domain-containing protein 1 isoform X1, with translation MASPPGDAVVESRSGGLFLSSVSSSAMSPAPRAAPAPASVSLLALNREAPLVRGLSLVSQAPGEALPWAPRTSCPGENTRSGKKVSPYSLDISDKLFCSACDQIFQNHQEQREHYKLDWHRFNLKQRLKNKPLLSASDFEKQSSTGDLSSISGSDDSDSTSEEDSLTLDEGRAESEKPNRPPGFYPHRVLFKNAQGQFLYAYRCVLGPHQISPEKAELLLQNLQTGGPRHYVVLMAAAGHFAGAIFQGREVVAHKTFHRYTVRAKRGTAQGLQDAQGRASRSAGANLRRYNEAMLYKDVRDLLAGPTWSKALGEAETILLRAPRSGRSLFFGGQGAPLQRNDSRIWDIPLSTRRPTFGELQRVLHKLTTLQVYDEDPREMVRFQSPEAHWKPVREERKRDTEKEKTEVPSDANKALGQDEEPLKQGSESQEDDGSEVELELVELTLGTLDLREFEVLPKRRRRKRKKERSQEQQCGAQGPLPQQPQDKPFSQPTQGVATPLDTLVEEAKAPGQPELWDMLLAACRAGEVEVLKLQLATGPVDPEVMSLLNAPLGSGGFTLLHAAAAAGRGLVVRLLLEAGADPTVLDSRARPPYTVAADKSTRNEFRRFMEKNLDAYDYNKARVPGPLTQEMEARQATRKKEQKAARRQREQQQRKQKEQEEQEQEEQRRFAALSDREKVSLVLAGFCKCLPPLPRLSCYFLSALSISGTFVWNIFSVLQRALAAERRLAAQLGAPSPPVPDSAVVNAGRCWSCGVSLQGLVPFHYLDFSFCSMRCLRDHRSQAGRPSS, from the exons ATGGCCAGTCCGCCTGGCGACGCGGTAGTAGAATCTCGCTCGGGAGGGTTGTTTCTGTCCTCCGTTTCTTCTTCAGCCATGTCGCCAGCTCCACGTGcagccccagcccctgcctccgtTTCCCTGTTGGCCCTCAACCGGGAAGCTCCACTCGTTCGTGGCCTGAGCCTAGTGAGCCAAGCTCCCGGGGAGGCTCTGCCCTGGGCGCCGCGTACTTCCTGTCCAG GAGAGAACACAAGGTCAGGGAAAAAAGTATCTCCATATTCTCTGGATATTTCAGATAAATTATTTTGTTCAGCCTGTGACCAGATCTTCCAGAACCACCAGGAACAG AGAGAACATTATAAGCTTGATTGGCATCGCTTTAACTTAAAACAACGTCTCAAGAACAAGCCCCTCCTGTCTGCCTCAGACTTTGAAAAGCAAAGCTCCACAG GAGATCTTTCTAGCATCTCTGGATCAGATGACTCAGACTCAACCAGTGAAGAGGACTCGCTGACACTGGATGAGGGGAGGGCTGAATCTGAGAAACCGAACCGACCCCCTGGATTCTACCCACATCGGGTCCTTTTCAAAAACGCTCAGGGCCAGTTTCTTTATGCCTATCGTTGTGTCCTCGGCCCTCACCAG ATCTCCCCAGAAAAGGCAGAATTGCTGCTACAAAACCTGCAAACTGGAGGTCCCAGACACTACGTGGTGCTCATGGCTGCAGCTGGACATTTTGCTGGTGCCATTTTTCAAGG AAgagaagtggtggcacacaaaaCCTTTCACCGTTACACTGTGCGGGCCAAGCGGGGCACAGCCCAGGGGCTTCAGGATGCCCAGGGTAGGGCATCCCGCTCTGCTGGAGCCAACTTGAGGCGTTACAATGAAGCCATGCTCTATAAG GATGTTCGTGACCTGCTGGCAGGGCCAACCTGGTCCAAAGCGCTAGGGGAGGCCGAAACAATACTGCTCCGTGCCCCACGCTCTGGCCGGTCCTTGTTCTTTGGAGGCCAAGGGGCACCCCTACAAAGGAATGATTCCCGAATTTGGGATATCCCTCTCTCCACCCGCAGACCGACTTTTGGAGAGCTTCAGCGTGTACTCCATAAGCTGACCACCTTGCAGGTGTATG ATGAAGACCCTCGAGAAATGGTCAGATTTCAGTCTCCTGAGGCACACTGGAAAccagtgagagaggagaggaaaagggataccgagaaagaaaaaacagaggtCCCCAGTGATGCAAATAAGGCACTCGGGCAGGATGAAGAACCACTCAAACAAG GTTCAGAGTCTCAGGAAGATGATGGCTCCGAAGTAGAGTTGGAGCTAGTAGAATTGACACTGGGGACCCTGGATCTTCGTGAATTTGAAGTATTGCCCAAgcggagaaggaggaagaggaagaaggagagaagtcaAGAGCAGCAGTGTGGGGCACAGGGGCCTCTTCCTCAGCAACCTCAAGATAAGCCATTCTCACAGCCAACCcaaggggttgcaaccccattggaCACTTTGGTTGAGGAGGCCAAAGCCCCTGGTCAACCAGAGCTCTGGGATATGCTTCTAGCTGCTTGTCGTGCTGGAGAAGTTGAGGTGCTAAAGCTGCAGCTAGCCACTGGGCCTGTAGACCCTGAAGTTATGTCCCTACTCAATGCCCCTCTGGGTTCTGGTGGCTTTACTCTCCTGCACGCAGCAGCCGCAGCTGGAAGAGGCTTAGTAGTTCGTTTGCTGTTGGAAGCAGGTGCTGACCCCACTGTGCT GGACTCTAGGGCTCGGCCACCTTATACTGTAGCAGCTGACAAATCAACGCGTAATGAATTCCGGAGGTTCATGGAGAAGAATCTTGATGCCTATGATTACAACAAGGCTCGG GTGCCAGGGCCATTGACTCAAGAAATGGAGGCCCGGCAGGctacaagaaaaaaagagcagaagGCAGCTCGACGGCAACGCGAGCAACAGCAGCggaagcagaaggagcaggaagaacaGGAGCAAGAGGAACAGCGGCGGTTTGCTGCCCTCAGTGACCGAGAGAAGGTGAGTCTTGTACTGGCAGGCTTCTGTAAGTGCCTACCTCCCCTCCCCAGACTGAGCTGTTATTTCCTGAGTGCACTGTCTATCTCTGGGACTTTTGTCTGGAACATCTTTTCTGTTTTGCAGAGAGCTCTGGCTGCAGAGCGCCGACTTGCTGCCCAGTTGGGAGCCCCTAGCCCTCCAGTTCCTGACTCTGCAGTTGTCAATGCTGG aCGCTGCTGGAGTTGTGGTGTGTCCCTCCAAGGCCTCGTTCCCTTTCACTACCTCGACTTCTCTTTCTGCTCCATGCGTTGCCTTCGAGACCATCGCAGTCAGGCGGGGAGGCCTTCATCTTGA
- the Ankzf1 gene encoding ankyrin repeat and zinc finger domain-containing protein 1 isoform X2: MASPPGDAVVESRSGGLFLSSVSSSAMSPAPRAAPAPASVSLLALNREAPLVRGLSLVSQAPGEALPWAPRTSCPGENTRSGKKVSPYSLDISDKLFCSACDQIFQNHQEQREHYKLDWHRFNLKQRLKNKPLLSASDFEKQSSTGDLSSISGSDDSDSTSEEDSLTLDEGRAESEKPNRPPGFYPHRVLFKNAQGQFLYAYRCVLGPHQISPEKAELLLQNLQTGGPRHYVVLMAAAGHFAGAIFQGREVVAHKTFHRYTVRAKRGTAQGLQDAQGRASRSAGANLRRYNEAMLYKDVRDLLAGPTWSKALGEAETILLRAPRSGRSLFFGGQGAPLQRNDSRIWDIPLSTRRPTFGELQRVLHKLTTLQVYDEDPREMVRFQSPEAHWKPVREERKRDTEKEKTEVPSDANKALGQDEEPLKQGSESQEDDGSEVELELVELTLGTLDLREFEVLPKRRRRKRKKERSQEQQCGAQGPLPQQPQDKPFSQPTQGVATPLDTLVEEAKAPGQPELWDMLLAACRAGEVEVLKLQLATGPVDPEVMSLLNAPLGSGGFTLLHAAAAAGRGLVVRLLLEAGADPTVLDSRARPPYTVAADKSTRNEFRRFMEKNLDAYDYNKARVPGPLTQEMEARQATRKKEQKAARRQREQQQRKQKEQEEQEQEEQRRFAALSDREKVSLVLAGFCKCLPPLPRLSCYFLSALSISGTFVWNIFSVLQRALAAERRLAAQLGAPSPPVPDSAVVNAGYGDQGMSERVCSCVLG; encoded by the exons ATGGCCAGTCCGCCTGGCGACGCGGTAGTAGAATCTCGCTCGGGAGGGTTGTTTCTGTCCTCCGTTTCTTCTTCAGCCATGTCGCCAGCTCCACGTGcagccccagcccctgcctccgtTTCCCTGTTGGCCCTCAACCGGGAAGCTCCACTCGTTCGTGGCCTGAGCCTAGTGAGCCAAGCTCCCGGGGAGGCTCTGCCCTGGGCGCCGCGTACTTCCTGTCCAG GAGAGAACACAAGGTCAGGGAAAAAAGTATCTCCATATTCTCTGGATATTTCAGATAAATTATTTTGTTCAGCCTGTGACCAGATCTTCCAGAACCACCAGGAACAG AGAGAACATTATAAGCTTGATTGGCATCGCTTTAACTTAAAACAACGTCTCAAGAACAAGCCCCTCCTGTCTGCCTCAGACTTTGAAAAGCAAAGCTCCACAG GAGATCTTTCTAGCATCTCTGGATCAGATGACTCAGACTCAACCAGTGAAGAGGACTCGCTGACACTGGATGAGGGGAGGGCTGAATCTGAGAAACCGAACCGACCCCCTGGATTCTACCCACATCGGGTCCTTTTCAAAAACGCTCAGGGCCAGTTTCTTTATGCCTATCGTTGTGTCCTCGGCCCTCACCAG ATCTCCCCAGAAAAGGCAGAATTGCTGCTACAAAACCTGCAAACTGGAGGTCCCAGACACTACGTGGTGCTCATGGCTGCAGCTGGACATTTTGCTGGTGCCATTTTTCAAGG AAgagaagtggtggcacacaaaaCCTTTCACCGTTACACTGTGCGGGCCAAGCGGGGCACAGCCCAGGGGCTTCAGGATGCCCAGGGTAGGGCATCCCGCTCTGCTGGAGCCAACTTGAGGCGTTACAATGAAGCCATGCTCTATAAG GATGTTCGTGACCTGCTGGCAGGGCCAACCTGGTCCAAAGCGCTAGGGGAGGCCGAAACAATACTGCTCCGTGCCCCACGCTCTGGCCGGTCCTTGTTCTTTGGAGGCCAAGGGGCACCCCTACAAAGGAATGATTCCCGAATTTGGGATATCCCTCTCTCCACCCGCAGACCGACTTTTGGAGAGCTTCAGCGTGTACTCCATAAGCTGACCACCTTGCAGGTGTATG ATGAAGACCCTCGAGAAATGGTCAGATTTCAGTCTCCTGAGGCACACTGGAAAccagtgagagaggagaggaaaagggataccgagaaagaaaaaacagaggtCCCCAGTGATGCAAATAAGGCACTCGGGCAGGATGAAGAACCACTCAAACAAG GTTCAGAGTCTCAGGAAGATGATGGCTCCGAAGTAGAGTTGGAGCTAGTAGAATTGACACTGGGGACCCTGGATCTTCGTGAATTTGAAGTATTGCCCAAgcggagaaggaggaagaggaagaaggagagaagtcaAGAGCAGCAGTGTGGGGCACAGGGGCCTCTTCCTCAGCAACCTCAAGATAAGCCATTCTCACAGCCAACCcaaggggttgcaaccccattggaCACTTTGGTTGAGGAGGCCAAAGCCCCTGGTCAACCAGAGCTCTGGGATATGCTTCTAGCTGCTTGTCGTGCTGGAGAAGTTGAGGTGCTAAAGCTGCAGCTAGCCACTGGGCCTGTAGACCCTGAAGTTATGTCCCTACTCAATGCCCCTCTGGGTTCTGGTGGCTTTACTCTCCTGCACGCAGCAGCCGCAGCTGGAAGAGGCTTAGTAGTTCGTTTGCTGTTGGAAGCAGGTGCTGACCCCACTGTGCT GGACTCTAGGGCTCGGCCACCTTATACTGTAGCAGCTGACAAATCAACGCGTAATGAATTCCGGAGGTTCATGGAGAAGAATCTTGATGCCTATGATTACAACAAGGCTCGG GTGCCAGGGCCATTGACTCAAGAAATGGAGGCCCGGCAGGctacaagaaaaaaagagcagaagGCAGCTCGACGGCAACGCGAGCAACAGCAGCggaagcagaaggagcaggaagaacaGGAGCAAGAGGAACAGCGGCGGTTTGCTGCCCTCAGTGACCGAGAGAAGGTGAGTCTTGTACTGGCAGGCTTCTGTAAGTGCCTACCTCCCCTCCCCAGACTGAGCTGTTATTTCCTGAGTGCACTGTCTATCTCTGGGACTTTTGTCTGGAACATCTTTTCTGTTTTGCAGAGAGCTCTGGCTGCAGAGCGCCGACTTGCTGCCCAGTTGGGAGCCCCTAGCCCTCCAGTTCCTGACTCTGCAGTTGTCAATGCTGGGTATGGGGACCAGGGGATGAGTGAAAGGGTGTGCTCCTGTGTTCTAGGGTAA
- the Ankzf1 gene encoding ankyrin repeat and zinc finger domain-containing protein 1 isoform X4 — protein sequence MASPPGDAVVESRSGGLFLSSVSSSAMSPAPRAAPAPASVSLLALNREAPLVRGLSLVSQAPGEALPWAPRTSCPGENTRSGKKVSPYSLDISDKLFCSACDQIFQNHQEQREHYKLDWHRFNLKQRLKNKPLLSASDFEKQSSTGDLSSISGSDDSDSTSEEDSLTLDEGRAESEKPNRPPGFYPHRVLFKNAQGQFLYAYRCVLGPHQISPEKAELLLQNLQTGGPRHYVVLMAAAGHFAGAIFQGREVVAHKTFHRYTVRAKRGTAQGLQDAQGRASRSAGANLRRYNEAMLYKDVRDLLAGPTWSKALGEAETILLRAPRSGRSLFFGGQGAPLQRNDSRIWDIPLSTRRPTFGELQRVLHKLTTLQVYDEDPREMVRFQSPEAHWKPVREERKRDTEKEKTEVPSDANKALGQDEEPLKQGSESQEDDGSEVELELVELTLGTLDLREFEVLPKRRRRKRKKERSQEQQCGAQGPLPQQPQDKPFSQPTQGVATPLDTLVEEAKAPGQPELWDMLLAACRAGEVEVLKLQLATGPVDPEVMSLLNAPLGSGGFTLLHAAAAAGRGLVVRLLLEAGADPTVLDSRARPPYTVAADKSTRNEFRRFMEKNLDAYDYNKARFYNIFGKSSRCQGH from the exons ATGGCCAGTCCGCCTGGCGACGCGGTAGTAGAATCTCGCTCGGGAGGGTTGTTTCTGTCCTCCGTTTCTTCTTCAGCCATGTCGCCAGCTCCACGTGcagccccagcccctgcctccgtTTCCCTGTTGGCCCTCAACCGGGAAGCTCCACTCGTTCGTGGCCTGAGCCTAGTGAGCCAAGCTCCCGGGGAGGCTCTGCCCTGGGCGCCGCGTACTTCCTGTCCAG GAGAGAACACAAGGTCAGGGAAAAAAGTATCTCCATATTCTCTGGATATTTCAGATAAATTATTTTGTTCAGCCTGTGACCAGATCTTCCAGAACCACCAGGAACAG AGAGAACATTATAAGCTTGATTGGCATCGCTTTAACTTAAAACAACGTCTCAAGAACAAGCCCCTCCTGTCTGCCTCAGACTTTGAAAAGCAAAGCTCCACAG GAGATCTTTCTAGCATCTCTGGATCAGATGACTCAGACTCAACCAGTGAAGAGGACTCGCTGACACTGGATGAGGGGAGGGCTGAATCTGAGAAACCGAACCGACCCCCTGGATTCTACCCACATCGGGTCCTTTTCAAAAACGCTCAGGGCCAGTTTCTTTATGCCTATCGTTGTGTCCTCGGCCCTCACCAG ATCTCCCCAGAAAAGGCAGAATTGCTGCTACAAAACCTGCAAACTGGAGGTCCCAGACACTACGTGGTGCTCATGGCTGCAGCTGGACATTTTGCTGGTGCCATTTTTCAAGG AAgagaagtggtggcacacaaaaCCTTTCACCGTTACACTGTGCGGGCCAAGCGGGGCACAGCCCAGGGGCTTCAGGATGCCCAGGGTAGGGCATCCCGCTCTGCTGGAGCCAACTTGAGGCGTTACAATGAAGCCATGCTCTATAAG GATGTTCGTGACCTGCTGGCAGGGCCAACCTGGTCCAAAGCGCTAGGGGAGGCCGAAACAATACTGCTCCGTGCCCCACGCTCTGGCCGGTCCTTGTTCTTTGGAGGCCAAGGGGCACCCCTACAAAGGAATGATTCCCGAATTTGGGATATCCCTCTCTCCACCCGCAGACCGACTTTTGGAGAGCTTCAGCGTGTACTCCATAAGCTGACCACCTTGCAGGTGTATG ATGAAGACCCTCGAGAAATGGTCAGATTTCAGTCTCCTGAGGCACACTGGAAAccagtgagagaggagaggaaaagggataccgagaaagaaaaaacagaggtCCCCAGTGATGCAAATAAGGCACTCGGGCAGGATGAAGAACCACTCAAACAAG GTTCAGAGTCTCAGGAAGATGATGGCTCCGAAGTAGAGTTGGAGCTAGTAGAATTGACACTGGGGACCCTGGATCTTCGTGAATTTGAAGTATTGCCCAAgcggagaaggaggaagaggaagaaggagagaagtcaAGAGCAGCAGTGTGGGGCACAGGGGCCTCTTCCTCAGCAACCTCAAGATAAGCCATTCTCACAGCCAACCcaaggggttgcaaccccattggaCACTTTGGTTGAGGAGGCCAAAGCCCCTGGTCAACCAGAGCTCTGGGATATGCTTCTAGCTGCTTGTCGTGCTGGAGAAGTTGAGGTGCTAAAGCTGCAGCTAGCCACTGGGCCTGTAGACCCTGAAGTTATGTCCCTACTCAATGCCCCTCTGGGTTCTGGTGGCTTTACTCTCCTGCACGCAGCAGCCGCAGCTGGAAGAGGCTTAGTAGTTCGTTTGCTGTTGGAAGCAGGTGCTGACCCCACTGTGCT GGACTCTAGGGCTCGGCCACCTTATACTGTAGCAGCTGACAAATCAACGCGTAATGAATTCCGGAGGTTCATGGAGAAGAATCTTGATGCCTATGATTACAACAAGGCTCGG TTTTATAATATCTTTGGGAAATCTTCCAGGTGCCAGGGCCATTGA
- the Ankzf1 gene encoding ankyrin repeat and zinc finger domain-containing protein 1 isoform X5 has translation MASPPGDAVVESRSGGLFLSSVSSSAMSPAPRAAPAPASVSLLALNREAPLVRGLSLVSQAPGEALPWAPRTSCPGENTRSGKKVSPYSLDISDKLFCSACDQIFQNHQEQREHYKLDWHRFNLKQRLKNKPLLSASDFEKQSSTGDLSSISGSDDSDSTSEEDSLTLDEGRAESEKPNRPPGFYPHRVLFKNAQGQFLYAYRCVLGPHQISPEKAELLLQNLQTGGPRHYVVLMAAAGHFAGAIFQGREVVAHKTFHRYTVRAKRGTAQGLQDAQGRASRSAGANLRRYNEAMLYKGRCLVWRFFFLKQQMKLC, from the exons ATGGCCAGTCCGCCTGGCGACGCGGTAGTAGAATCTCGCTCGGGAGGGTTGTTTCTGTCCTCCGTTTCTTCTTCAGCCATGTCGCCAGCTCCACGTGcagccccagcccctgcctccgtTTCCCTGTTGGCCCTCAACCGGGAAGCTCCACTCGTTCGTGGCCTGAGCCTAGTGAGCCAAGCTCCCGGGGAGGCTCTGCCCTGGGCGCCGCGTACTTCCTGTCCAG GAGAGAACACAAGGTCAGGGAAAAAAGTATCTCCATATTCTCTGGATATTTCAGATAAATTATTTTGTTCAGCCTGTGACCAGATCTTCCAGAACCACCAGGAACAG AGAGAACATTATAAGCTTGATTGGCATCGCTTTAACTTAAAACAACGTCTCAAGAACAAGCCCCTCCTGTCTGCCTCAGACTTTGAAAAGCAAAGCTCCACAG GAGATCTTTCTAGCATCTCTGGATCAGATGACTCAGACTCAACCAGTGAAGAGGACTCGCTGACACTGGATGAGGGGAGGGCTGAATCTGAGAAACCGAACCGACCCCCTGGATTCTACCCACATCGGGTCCTTTTCAAAAACGCTCAGGGCCAGTTTCTTTATGCCTATCGTTGTGTCCTCGGCCCTCACCAG ATCTCCCCAGAAAAGGCAGAATTGCTGCTACAAAACCTGCAAACTGGAGGTCCCAGACACTACGTGGTGCTCATGGCTGCAGCTGGACATTTTGCTGGTGCCATTTTTCAAGG AAgagaagtggtggcacacaaaaCCTTTCACCGTTACACTGTGCGGGCCAAGCGGGGCACAGCCCAGGGGCTTCAGGATGCCCAGGGTAGGGCATCCCGCTCTGCTGGAGCCAACTTGAGGCGTTACAATGAAGCCATGCTCTATAAG GGCCGTTGTTTggtttggagatttttttttttaaagcaacagatGAAGCTATGCTAA